AGCATGATCTGCCTATTCAGGTAAGCCCTAAGGAATGTTGTGTCGGCCTTTTTTTGGGCATACTCCTTCTCCCAATCGGCTAGCGATTTTGTGGAGGAGAGCTCTACCAGCGCCTTCTCCGATTCCTTAATAAAGGCGTCCTTAGATCGGCTGCCAACCAACCGGTAGGATAGCGTACCGTCGGGTTTAAGGTAGAGGAAGGAGGGGTAGCTGTTAACCTTATACTTCTTTGCAAGATCAACACCCTCGCCCTTCTCGGCGTCTACCTGGTAGCAGATGTAGGAGGCGTTGTAGACCTTTCCCACCTCCTCGAGCGGAAAGATATTTTTGCTCATCATCTTGCAGGGGCCACACCACGAGGTGTACACATCAATAAAAATGGGTTTGTTGGCCTTTTGTGCCTTTTCGAGCACCTCTTTCCAGGTTCCCTGCTCAAAAACGATGCCTTGAGCGAATCCGGCCACCGCCAGCAGCAGCGCAGGAATAACTAACAAATGTTTCCTCATAAGTTCTTTTTCTAATAATTAATCGCATTGTCGGATGCAAAAGCACCCGCAGCAAAGTAAGCCGATTTTCGTTCAAACTGGCACGATTGGCCCGTAAAATAAGGGACTCCGCAAAAAATCTTACGGCTTAAAACGTCCCGACACCTTGTCCTTAAAATCAAAAAAGGCCCCGCCTCGCGGCAGGACCCTAAACTCAAAAACTTAGACGAATATAAATGAAAAAAAATGGTCGCTAGCTAGGCTGCTTCTTGTCGTCGGGGGTGTCGCGCAGCAGCGGGCTGATGGCCGTATTCACCCGCTCCAGGAGCTGCTTCTCGAAGGTCTTGTACTCCTCCGTCTTCTTGATCACCACCAGCGCGTGAACGAACTCGAAGTAGTCGCGCAGGGCCTTCTCCAGGTCGCGGCGAAGGGTGGTTGCCGACTGCACCTCGTGGATGGCCACCAGGTCGTTGCCGCGCTCGATGATCTTTGCCTCGAACTCCTCGTTGGCGGCCTCGAGGGCATCGATCCAGGGCTTGAGGTTGAGCAGCGTGATATCGTCCTTGAGGCTGGCGTCGCGCAGCTCGGCAATCATCTTGCGCAGGTGCTTGCTCTCGTCGGCGTAGGCCTCCGACTCCACGTTGGGGTAGCGCTCGATGATATCGTACACCCGACGTGCGGGCACGTGCATGGCCTCGATGGGCGACTCGAGCAGCGAAGAAACGTACTCGTCCATGCGGCGGCTGATGCTGTCGCGCTTCTTGTCGATGACCACCATGTCGTTGGTGAGCTTGCTGTGGAGCCGCTTGCTGAGGCCGTCGGTGTAGCGCTTCGATTTCTCCTCGAGGTTGGTAAAGG
This window of the uncultured Acetobacteroides sp. genome carries:
- a CDS encoding thioredoxin family protein, which translates into the protein MRKHLLVIPALLLAVAGFAQGIVFEQGTWKEVLEKAQKANKPIFIDVYTSWCGPCKMMSKNIFPLEEVGKVYNASYICYQVDAEKGEGVDLAKKYKVNSYPSFLYLKPDGTLSYRLVGSRSKDAFIKESEKALVELSSTKSLADWEKEYAQKKADTTFLRAYLNRQIMLGSTSSTAIFDDYLKAIPEDARKSVAVLSDYEKVGEYMRVGTFAYANLLKNKQELESKLGERKGLGKEPYWWLSFLLCNSCK
- a CDS encoding DUF6261 family protein, translated to MANTNRISKVPVASLGGVTDRVITTAKESKLPEVIADSAFTNLEEKSKRYTDGLSKRLHSKLTNDMVVIDKKRDSISRRMDEYVSSLLESPIEAMHVPARRVYDIIERYPNVESEAYADESKHLRKMIAELRDASLKDDITLLNLKPWIDALEAANEEFEAKIIERGNDLVAIHEVQSATTLRRDLEKALRDYFEFVHALVVIKKTEEYKTFEKQLLERVNTAISPLLRDTPDDKKQPS